gctcggCCAGGTCAcacagctaattccacacaatggaggactattagttcatatcatttcatttcatttattcataACCCAAAGGCCCTAAAagggcattacatgggtgaGTAGGTGAGGCAGCAATAGAACGATAATAAAACATTGAAAGAAGAATACATGTTATAACAAATACATGGTGACATAAATACGGCATAATCATAATAAATACGGCatcatcacgtgcttgcgtcattcctgcgcatatatttgcaaagacaagcaaaagaCACTGCATTACGCATGTGATTCGACCCTttagaacattctcaaagccacttcacattgctcctcacatatttcacaatcacattggcaaagcttggtgagaggggtagggactgggagaaggagtttttcgacagcatcctctacctccgcaaaaacttgacagtgtaacgataacgcccatgcccgcgtgcgttctgaaTTTAATTTGGTCTCATGCTGTTACGGTGTTAAACTGCCAGcgcttgtatgtttgtggccttgTCTTCTCGTCTTAtcaatttgtttgataagcgccagaaacgcgtacgtcacagctggaaatactaggccgggatctaatCGCCGACTCACCGAGCCAGGCTttgccgcataaaaatatgaaggtccggacCCGGGTCGGGCCTTGCCATTTTTCGATGTGCCCGGGCCGTGTcaggcccggaaaagtcggcccatgcagggctctagcgggaacagttcctcctctccctgcaacctccgtgcgctcttctttgcgacaatcaagcaggcggggctaaagccgaatttttactaattttttttagACTCTTTCTGTCGTGATACCGTGCGtggtttttgttgggtctgtggttatccgtggagcacttcgtatttctgtaaaaaaaaagcgagtgaggttcgcttggtaATTTTCGAagtttaattgaaataaataattATCCCTcgattaaaaattgtccaaggccttcctaaatggcggcaaaactTTCAAAGaaagtaattgccgaaagtctcCTTAATCCTCCGGCAAGTATGTTGCtaattagaattttttatcgctTTAGGTGAGACACACTGTATACACATTCTACATGCATTGTATTCTGTTTGGTGTGAGCATGtgttgtattgtgttccttGAATGTGTTCCAGCTCATGGTAACGTCGCTTTTCATCGTGCTCGGTGCCCTTCTTTCCACTGTGCTGGACCTGCCGTGGACAATATACTACACATTTGTAATTGAGCAACGGCACGGATTCAATAACCAGGTTGGACTCCTTCCCTTACGTCTAATTTGTAGGGTAGCAAACACATTCTTTGGTTATGGCGAGTTGGGGCAATTTTTTCCGCCCTCATATCGAGCGGTTGTTACGGATGATGCCGACAGGGCAGTTCTTGTCCCTCTGTGGTGCTTTTTTGGCCTTTTGGAGAGGCCGAGCAAGAAGTGCTCCTAAGGTGCAGTGCCTCTGGTGGTAAGAGTGCCTGGTGCATTCAGGTGCCCGCTGCTCCAGGGCGGTTCTTGTGTGGAACTTGAACCGGGCCGGGGGGGCACTTTCGCTCGTGCACCGAAATACGACGCCCGAATGCGCCGTTAGATTGAGCATAAAATCCTGCATCCGTGTATGTGCAGACATAACACCTTCAGGTTGTCCAACTTTCAAATCTGGATAGtttaactagagcctgaagttttcaggaaatatttttttctaagttCCAGGGGTAAAAATCGTGTAAATAAACGTGTTAACAAAACAGCATAACGTCGTAGCAGCAATAAACTtgtaaacaaacaaattcacgcgaattcgggtgaaaaagcTTCCAGtgtatcgggttaaacccgaaaacttcgggctctaaaTATAACGTCATGATAAGCAACCCAAGATAGGACTCTTGGAGCAGTCAAACATTCTTACGGATGTGGCCTAACGGCAGTTTCCTAATGGCGGTGTCACACACGAAGAAACGATACCAATACAGTCTTCGAAGGAAGGCCACGCATCGCCACCGATAATCGTGTGATAgctggcgtcgtctgctagtgaGAGCAGTTGAGCGCGGCCTCCCTTTGGGGAGGTCGTATTTCTATACGTAGTAGTCCCATCACCGATAGGGGATTGCCCCACCACGGGCTGGAGACAGTAGTCTCTGAGATACGGCTCCGCCAGCAGTAGTATTTCTCTAGAGTCCCGAAATCCCTGTATTTTTTTCAAGAATATCTGGAATTTTAAGGCTCGGGACAACCGTCAGGATCCCGTGATATCCTGTTTCCCAACACTAATTGCTGTGTTGATTGAGCATGCACCACTTCTCCTTTTCAGACTGCCAGATTCTttgctgttgaccgcctgaagAAATTTGTCATCATGCAGTGCATCATGGTACCCATTGTGGCAGCCATTGTGCAGATTATCAAGATGGGAGGAGACTATTTCTTTGTATACCTGTGGTTCTTTACACTGACAGTCTCTGTGGTAAGTATAACAGACTATATAGTAGCAGCAACAAACAACTAGCTTAGGGTTAACCCAACCACCTCGGAACACGAGGATCTGCCGGACGCCGTAAAAGGGGGCAAAGCACAAGAAGCCTCTGTCTCCAGAAAAGTTATTCTTTTAAAAGCATTCCCACAGATTCTTGATCAGTGGTGATGCCCCTAGACCATAGGTTCTCAAACTGCGTTCCACTAAACACAGGGGTTCTACGGACTGCTTCTCCGGGTTCCGCGAGTGGCCCATCACCTCCGCTATACTCTTGTTGCTCGGCTTGCTACAAAATCTGTGAGCCTGGCCAATATTGACCCGGCCCGGTACTATAGAGGGTGGTACAACGACGTCTTGATCGATGCACGTCTCTCTGCGCATAGTAGGACCTTATCTCTCTCTGCTTTATCTGGTCAGTGGAGAGGGTGGAGGCTGTCGCCTCCTCTCATCTTTTGCGCCGGCACATCAGGTTGCCGGCACAACCTACGTTCGAATCACGTCAGATGTCACGATTCAGATCATGTAACATGGCAGTTGTCATTTGCGCAGGACttgctttttatttgtttatttatttatttcatcatCAAGGGGCCGTGAGGCCATTACATGAGGAAGGAGGGGGTATTGGTAATACCAAATACTGGGGCAAATCTGAATATTTgaaatcgaatcgaatatcaaatcaaatggggaaaaaaattatgaaTATTGAATCACATATTCGTGCAAATTTTATGATATGTGCCTTTTGCACTAAACGTTTGCAATTTGTAGCCCGTGGCTTTAGTATAATTTTTATgccattaactgtcacaaggaAGGCATCTAAATGTTACGTGAGAAGCCCCTACTCGTTAATTTTACATGATAGTGTTATTGGATTTTCATCTGAGACTACACTTACTGGGGCAATTATCTTAATTTAAAACTTTAATGCCGTGCAGTGTCATGTTACATAGACGAGGCTGTAATAGTTCCTGAACATCCACAGGTCACtaaattggcatcctgcctcagctgtTTATTCACTAGCTCTACTAGTAACTGTAACTAACTAGTTACTAGTTAATATTAACTAGTTACTAGCTAATTAGTAACTAATTAACTAGTTAATTCACTAACTAGTAAATTCACTAACCAGTAACTGTACATCGCGGGTTGTGCTTATGTACAGTTTCTAGACTCAGAATTTCAGCCAAGTACTATACAAACACACATCTGCAGATTTTCTCTCGAAACGCGGAAGACGTGCGATTGCACTGAAACGAAATTCGAGCACTTGTGTCTGCATGTGTATGCATACTCTAAAGCAGCTCTTAGGCAAAAAGGGTTTCAGCTTGCAGTCCTATTTCTGGAAACATAAGGGAAACTACATTAAAAGGCCCGAGAGTAATGAAACTACACCGGCTACGCTCCCTCACTTGTTCCGGCATaagggcatttttttttttttttgtttctgatATTTTGCAGTTGATGTCATTCATCTACTCCGACTTCATCGCGCCGCTGTTCGACAAGTTCACTGCGCTGCCCGAGGGAGAGCTCAGGACCAAGATCGAAGCCCTTGCAGCCAGCATTCACTTCCCGCTGAAGAAATTGTACGTTGTGGAAGGTGAGTCAAAGGCGAATGAGTCAGAGGTGAGGCGAGTCAAGGGCTTTCCCTCGTCTGAAACGCTGCTCCTTAACGCAGGCTCGAAGAGGTCGTCGCACAGCAATGCCTACTTCTACGGTCTCTATAAGGAAAAGAAGATAGTCTTGTTCGACACGCTACTCGAGAAAAACACGCAAAGTGCCAATGGAATTGCGGAAGAGAAAgtacgttttctcgttttttgcctcTCCCTCGTTCTACTTTTGCGTTTCTGCTCGCAGGAGGGACAgccgaaagaacacaaaaaGTGTGGATGTAACGACGAAGAAATTCTCGGCATCTTGGCTCACGAACTTGGCCACTGGAAATTGAGTCACGTTTTAAAGAATTTCGCCATTGGACAGGTGGGTACAATGGCTCAGTTTTGAATTTCGTTAGGGGATCGGCTCAGCTTAGAATGGTGATAGCAGCGTTACTTATCACTTTCTTCGCCGCTTTGGTGATATGACTGTGGAAGAGCAGAccataagtagagcctgaagttttcgagtGTGAATTCTCGTATTCGAGTGAATATGGTAGGcacctctgtttttttttttttttcagtttttataATTCCCGAAGATTAGGGGTAAAAATGTGGTCGTATTTCTGGAGCTGTAAAATATCATGAAACGCAGGTGGTATCACGCGAAAGAGCGAATATTTGGCTGGGAAATAGAAAAATGCGCTTCTACAATTTCAGATGAACACGGAGTGCTGAAGGCAGAGTATTTGGCATTCTCCACTGCCCATATGGGTGGCACTTTGGCGAGTTGGGTTTTCTAGGTTTTCCAGGGTTTAACCTGACGTAAAAATTATAATAATTTAGAGGCAAAAGTGGGCATTATTAGGTTTAACCGCAAATTGTGAGGCATTGTTCATGAGCTGCAGCTTTGGAAATTGTGTTGGACATAATTTGATTGAGTGTGCACTTGGACGGGAGCACTATCCCAGTTTATGGCTAATctcatgaattccttcatggaTATCAATTGTCTCGGCGGTTGGTGTTAATGTAAACGTACATAATAATTGCTTGTGTCGTGATGCGTGGATACTTAATATGTTGACCTCATTTCAGGTTCATCTATTCTTCTGTTTTATGATCTTTGCTATGCTGTATCAGGATGCGAGGCTGTATGAAGCGTTTGGATTCTACGATACTCAGCCTG
This portion of the Ornithodoros turicata isolate Travis chromosome 3, ASM3712646v1, whole genome shotgun sequence genome encodes:
- the LOC135387826 gene encoding CAAX prenyl protease 1 homolog — translated: MFSLLGFLSKCFEVSWTLGVNVVLFTANGVRPYWTPANIFVFSLAASWVIYIWETYLSYRQYKICKKTVTIPSEVTAITDQETFSKARLYQLDKFKFGFLSGLWNQLETTLVLLLNGIPFFWSLCENWSKQVGLGNGELMVTSLFIVLGALLSTVLDLPWTIYYTFVIEQRHGFNNQTARFFAVDRLKKFVIMQCIMVPIVAAIVQIIKMGGDYFFVYLWFFTLTVSVLMSFIYSDFIAPLFDKFTALPEGELRTKIEALAASIHFPLKKLYVVEGSKRSSHSNAYFYGLYKEKKIVLFDTLLEKNTQSANGIAEEKEGQPKEHKKCGCNDEEILGILAHELGHWKLSHVLKNFAIGQVHLFFCFMIFAMLYQDARLYEAFGFYDTQPVFIGLILIFMYIFSPYNTLLEFLMTGLSRRFEFQADAFAKKLHRASYLRSALVKLNKDNLGFPVHDWLYSAWYHSHPPTLERIRVLGRADD